The Thermotoga sp. Ku-13t DNA segment GGCGTTTTTGAGTTCGACCCACGTGCTCATCAACGATGTGCCTGGAGTTGGTAAGACCATGCTGGCGAAATCGTTCGCGATAACGCTCGGTTTGAATTTCGCCAGAATACAGTGCACCCCGGATCTGACACCTTCCGATGTGACCGGCTTCAACGTGCTCGATCCCAGAACCGCACAGTTCAGTTTCAAGAAAGGCCCCATCTTCACGGATATCCTTCTTGTGGATGAGATAAACAGGGCTACACCCAGAACGCAGTCTGCCCTGCTCCAAGCCATGGCAGAAAAACAGGTCAGTCTGGATGGTGTGACGTACCAGCTGAGCGAGCACTTCTTCGTTGTGGCAACGCAGAATCCCGTTGAATTCGAAGGCACTTTTCCCCTGCCTGAGGCGCAGCTCGACAGGTTCGCGATCTGTGTCAGCCTTGGATACGTCACGAAAGAACAGGAAATCGAACTGCTGAAGAGGTTGCAGAGATCGCACCCGATAGAATCGCTCGAACCAGTCTGCGATCCGAAGGAACTGAGCATCATGAAGGAACTTGTCAAAGACGTGTACGTGGACGATTCCATCATGGATTACGTTGTCAGGATTGTGATGAGGACAAGGAGTCATCCCGATGTGGCGCTTGGAGCCAGCCCGAGGGCGAGCATCGCGCTCGTTCATCTTTCCAGGGCCCTGGCAGCCATAGAGGGAAGAGATTTTGTGCTCCCAGACGATGTCAAAAGCATCGCGATCGATGTGCTCGCGCACAGGCTCATACTCAAGCCGGAAGCCAGGTTGATGCGCAAAACAAAATTTGACATCATCCAGGAGATCCTGAACACCGAGGAGGCACCGATCAAGGCGTGAAACTCGAGATCAGGTCGATCAGCTTCGACGTTCAACCGCTCATCGTTCTTTCTGTTTCGGCACTGGTATGGCTGGTTTTCAGCGCGAGCGTGTTCAGCGTAACGTTCGTTGTACTCTGTGGTTTTTTATGGTTGCACTTTCTGGATACGAAAAGGGCACTTTCACAGCTTGAGGTTGAAAGGCACCTTTCAGCTCAGAGGGTCTTCACCAACGAGGAAGTCTGGTTTCAACACGCTGTTGTGTCTCCATCGAAGTGTTTGAAAGTCACGTTGCTGGGACAGATCGAAGTGGGAAGGTCGCTGACGTACAACCTGTTCGAGAGGGAAGCCCATGTTGGTCCTGAACCGCTTCGAATAGACGTGAGGACTTCTTTTCCAACCAGGGGGAGAAAAATCCTGAAAGATCTTTTGTGTTATCACGAACATCCCCTAGGTTTGTTCAGGATCTGGGTGCAGTTCAACAGTCCTCAGGAAGTGCTTGTGTTACCGAGATTGATGCATTTAGAGTTCTTTCCAGCCCGTTTGAGAGAACCTCTGCCCGGCAGGCGGTCTGACTTCGAACTCTTTGAGGATCCGTTGCGGATCCGTGGTCTCAGGGAGTATTCGAACGATCCAATAAAAAAGGTGCACTGGAAGGCATCCGCGAAGTTCGGCAAATTGCTCGTCAAAGAATACGAACACACGGCCACGAGCAGAACCTTTGTCTTTCTGGATCTGAACATGGCCAAGGAAATCTTTGCAAAGAACGTCTGGGCACAGTTCAGAACCAGTTACGAAGAAGAAGCCGTGCACGCAGCTGCTGCCATTCTGTACTGGCTCTCTCAGGGAAACGATGTGATAAAGATGACCGTTGTAGGAAAAGAAGTGCTCGAGATGGACTGGGCTTCGCAGGATGGGTGGGTGCGCGCCGTGGAGCTGCTCGCACTGTCTGAAGGCACCGGCGATGGGCCTCAACTTTCGGACGTGCTGTACTCGCAGATACCCAAGCTGACTTTCACCTCGACGGTGGTGATCCTTTCGATGTATCTGACTGATTCGATCCTGCCCGTGATACTCGAGGCGAGGGCGCGGT contains these protein-coding regions:
- a CDS encoding DUF58 domain-containing protein; its protein translation is MKLEIRSISFDVQPLIVLSVSALVWLVFSASVFSVTFVVLCGFLWLHFLDTKRALSQLEVERHLSAQRVFTNEEVWFQHAVVSPSKCLKVTLLGQIEVGRSLTYNLFEREAHVGPEPLRIDVRTSFPTRGRKILKDLLCYHEHPLGLFRIWVQFNSPQEVLVLPRLMHLEFFPARLREPLPGRRSDFELFEDPLRIRGLREYSNDPIKKVHWKASAKFGKLLVKEYEHTATSRTFVFLDLNMAKEIFAKNVWAQFRTSYEEEAVHAAAAILYWLSQGNDVIKMTVVGKEVLEMDWASQDGWVRAVELLALSEGTGDGPQLSDVLYSQIPKLTFTSTVVILSMYLTDSILPVILEARARCARVLVFLLPYGYRDPRYRPTRTYEMYPLDMVRLREKARLLEQEQVIVRIIKPSQTLQEVFYEIDEVH
- a CDS encoding MoxR family ATPase, which gives rise to MNQVASFAERVLRNVSRVIVGKDDIIKKMLAAFLSSTHVLINDVPGVGKTMLAKSFAITLGLNFARIQCTPDLTPSDVTGFNVLDPRTAQFSFKKGPIFTDILLVDEINRATPRTQSALLQAMAEKQVSLDGVTYQLSEHFFVVATQNPVEFEGTFPLPEAQLDRFAICVSLGYVTKEQEIELLKRLQRSHPIESLEPVCDPKELSIMKELVKDVYVDDSIMDYVVRIVMRTRSHPDVALGASPRASIALVHLSRALAAIEGRDFVLPDDVKSIAIDVLAHRLILKPEARLMRKTKFDIIQEILNTEEAPIKA